The following coding sequences are from one Apodemus sylvaticus chromosome X, mApoSyl1.1, whole genome shotgun sequence window:
- the Tceal5 gene encoding transcription elongation factor A protein-like 5, with amino-acid sequence MEKFYKENEGKPENKGRAEDEGSTEEGGKADEDKSDAEGKPAARQGKLEEEGGPGEQAQQKGEGKAEKQGKSDGEGKRQGESKPDSQAKSASEEARAAEKRPAEDYVPRKAKRKTDRGTDDSPKNSQEDLQDRHVSSEEMMRECADMTRAQEELRKRQKMGGFHWVPRDAQDALVPRGQRGVRGVRGGGGGRGQKDLEDAPFV; translated from the coding sequence ATGGAAAAGTtctacaaagaaaatgaaggaaagccAGAAAACAAGGGAAGGGCAGAAGACGAAGGAAGTacagaagagggaggaaaagcaGATGAAGACAAGTCAGATGCAGAGGGAAAGCCAGCAGCACGCCAGGGCAAgctagaggaggagggagggccaGGTGAGCAGGCACAGCAGAAAGGTGAGGGGAAGGCCGAGAAGCAGGGCAAGTCTGACGGGGAGGGCAAGCGCCAAGGGGAGAGCAAGCCCGATTCCCAGGCCAAATCAGCCAGCGAGGAGGCGCGGGCTGCAGAAAAGCGCCCTGCTGAAGATTATGTGCCTCGGAAAGCAAAACGGAAAACAGACAGGGGGACAGATGATTCTCCCAAGAACTCCCAGGAGGACTTACAGGACAGGCATGTAAGCAGTGAGGAGATGATGAGAGAGTGCGCAGATATGACTAGGGCTCAGGAAGAgctgaggaagaggcagaaaatgGGTGGTTTTCACTGGGTGCCAAGAGATGCACAGGATGCTTTAGTCCCCAGGGGCCAGCGGGGAGTCAGGGGGGTGAGGGGCGGCGGCGGAGGCAGGGGCCAAAAGGACTTGGAAGATGCTCCATTTGTTTAA